One part of the Oceanihabitans sp. IOP_32 genome encodes these proteins:
- a CDS encoding AMP-dependent synthetase/ligase, with protein MTQPTRLFDFPYYQLKNKPNAKALITKYHGNWEAISTQEYVDKSNAMSRGLLRLGVKKDDKIAVISSTNRTEWNIMDIGILQLGAQNIPVYPTISVEDYEYVLNHSESIYCFVSDEEVLEKVKKIQDKTKIKEIYSFDRIEGCKHYSELLELGKDDSNQPEVEACKDAVKPQDLATIIYTSGTIGQPKGVMLSHWNITSNALDSSPRVPLLEGENRVLSFLPICHVFERVLIYVYQYAGISIYYAEALDKIGDNAKEVKPHLMSVVPRLLEKVFDKIMLKGEDLKGIKKALFFWAVDLGERWEPYRANGWWYEFQLKIANKIVFSKWREALGGELRTMVSGSAALQPRLARVFGAANMKVMEGYGLTETSPVVTVGLYKNNMYKVGTVGQPIANVEIKIADDGELLVKGPNVMLGYYKDPEKTASVMTGEYFHTGDKGEIDKDGFLKITGRKKEMFKTSGGKYIIPPLLENDMKQSRFIEQIMVIGEGEKMPAAIIQPNFEFIRDWIDFKGYNIGKTEEEIATSEIVINRIQKEIDKFNQNFGKWERIKRFELTSDVWSIKSGHLTPTMKMKRPVIKEIYQDLYDKIYRS; from the coding sequence ATGACGCAACCAACTCGACTTTTCGATTTTCCATACTATCAATTAAAAAACAAACCCAACGCTAAAGCCCTTATTACCAAATACCATGGTAACTGGGAAGCTATATCTACACAGGAATATGTAGACAAATCGAACGCCATGAGCAGGGGTCTGTTACGATTGGGGGTTAAAAAAGATGACAAGATTGCGGTCATTTCGTCTACAAACAGAACCGAATGGAATATTATGGACATTGGAATCCTGCAACTTGGGGCACAAAATATCCCAGTATACCCCACCATTAGTGTAGAAGATTATGAATATGTGCTAAACCACAGTGAATCCATTTACTGTTTTGTCTCAGATGAAGAGGTTTTAGAGAAGGTAAAAAAGATACAAGACAAAACAAAAATTAAAGAAATTTACTCCTTCGATCGTATTGAAGGTTGTAAACATTATTCAGAATTACTAGAACTTGGAAAAGACGACAGCAATCAACCCGAAGTTGAAGCTTGTAAAGATGCGGTAAAACCGCAGGATCTGGCAACGATAATATACACCTCTGGAACCATAGGACAACCAAAAGGCGTGATGCTTTCGCACTGGAACATCACTAGTAACGCATTAGATAGCAGCCCCAGAGTACCACTTTTAGAAGGAGAAAATCGGGTCTTAAGCTTTTTACCAATTTGCCATGTTTTCGAACGTGTTTTAATTTATGTCTACCAATATGCTGGGATCTCTATTTATTATGCTGAAGCCTTAGATAAAATTGGTGATAATGCTAAAGAAGTAAAACCGCACCTCATGAGTGTGGTACCACGCTTACTTGAAAAGGTATTCGATAAAATAATGCTAAAAGGTGAAGACTTAAAAGGCATTAAAAAAGCCCTTTTCTTTTGGGCAGTAGATTTGGGAGAACGTTGGGAACCTTATAGAGCCAACGGCTGGTGGTACGAATTTCAACTAAAAATAGCCAATAAAATTGTTTTTAGTAAATGGCGCGAAGCCCTTGGTGGTGAATTGAGGACTATGGTTTCTGGAAGCGCAGCACTACAACCCAGACTAGCACGAGTTTTTGGAGCGGCAAATATGAAAGTTATGGAAGGCTATGGTCTAACCGAAACCTCTCCTGTAGTTACCGTCGGTTTATACAAAAACAACATGTATAAAGTTGGAACCGTGGGCCAACCCATCGCTAATGTAGAGATTAAAATAGCAGACGATGGCGAACTACTTGTAAAAGGACCAAACGTAATGCTGGGTTATTATAAAGATCCTGAGAAAACAGCAAGCGTGATGACGGGCGAATATTTTCATACTGGAGATAAAGGCGAAATTGATAAAGACGGCTTTTTAAAAATTACTGGTCGAAAAAAGGAAATGTTTAAAACCTCTGGAGGTAAATATATTATTCCACCGCTTTTAGAAAACGACATGAAACAATCACGATTTATAGAACAAATTATGGTAATTGGTGAAGGCGAAAAAATGCCAGCAGCCATAATTCAACCCAACTTCGAATTTATACGAGATTGGATCGATTTTAAAGGCTATAATATTGGAAAAACCGAAGAAGAGATTGCAACTTCAGAAATTGTAATAAACCGAATTCAAAAAGAAATAGACAAGTTCAACCAGAATTTTGGCAAATGGGAGCGTATTAAACGTTTTGAACTCACTTCGGATGTTTGGTCTATTAAATCAGGCCATCTTACACCGACTATGAAAATGAAACGCCCCGTAATTAAAGAAATTTATCAAGATTTATACGATAAAATTTATCGTTCGTAA
- a CDS encoding MarR family winged helix-turn-helix transcriptional regulator, whose product MKEKTIDYILRTTWLAVNKMYNEEASQFGTTMSTGFALLSIDPEKGTPSTSLGPKMGMEATSLSRTLKTMEEKGLIIRRPNPEDGRGVLIHLTEFGKEKRNYSKEKVLTFNDTIKANVSSEELSNFYKVAEVINTMISNKQIYNKKEHISK is encoded by the coding sequence ATGAAAGAAAAAACTATTGATTATATTTTAAGAACCACGTGGCTAGCGGTAAATAAAATGTATAACGAGGAAGCTTCTCAATTTGGCACAACGATGTCTACCGGCTTTGCATTGTTAAGCATCGATCCAGAGAAAGGCACACCTTCAACGTCTTTAGGTCCAAAAATGGGTATGGAAGCTACTAGCCTATCACGTACCTTAAAAACCATGGAAGAAAAAGGACTAATTATACGCAGGCCAAATCCCGAAGACGGTCGTGGCGTGTTAATTCATTTAACCGAATTTGGTAAAGAAAAAAGAAACTATTCTAAAGAAAAAGTATTAACTTTTAACGACACTATAAAAGCTAATGTGTCTTCTGAGGAACTCTCAAATTTTTACAAGGTCGCAGAAGTTATTAATACCATGATCTCCAACAAACAGATTTATAACAAAAAAGAACACATTTCAAAATAA
- a CDS encoding four helix bundle protein: protein MHRFEDLKIWQKAMDITENCYKATDNFPKEEKYGLTSQLRRSAVSISSNIAEGAGRNTNGEFKQFLGIANGSSYELLTQLYLSKRLNLITEEKVRPIIKEVLEVTKMNYSLQKTLAKS, encoded by the coding sequence ATGCACAGATTCGAAGATTTGAAAATATGGCAAAAAGCAATGGACATAACAGAAAATTGCTATAAAGCAACCGATAATTTTCCTAAAGAAGAAAAATACGGTTTAACATCACAACTTAGACGAAGTGCTGTTTCAATTTCTTCAAATATCGCAGAAGGAGCAGGAAGAAATACGAATGGAGAATTTAAACAGTTCTTAGGAATTGCAAATGGTTCTTCTTACGAACTATTAACACAATTATATTTATCAAAAAGATTAAACCTAATAACAGAAGAAAAGGTTAGACCTATAATTAAAGAAGTCCTCGAAGTGACTAAAATGAATTATTCACTTCAAAAAACACTTGCTAAGTCTTAA
- a CDS encoding acetyl-CoA C-acyltransferase, translating into MKQAYIVKAYRTAVGKAPKGVFRFKRTDELAAETIQHMMTQLPNLDKKRIDDVIVGNAMPEGAQGLNMARFISLIGLDSVDVPGVTVNRFCASGIETIGIATAKIQAGMADCIIAGGAESMSAVPMTGFKPELNYDTVKAGHEDYYWGMGNTAEAVAKQFKVSREDQDEFAYHSHMKALRAQAENRFQEQIVPITVDETYIDSNGKKATRSYTVTKDEGPRAGTSLEALAKLRPVFAAGGSVTAGNSSQMSDGAAFVMIMSEDMVKELNLEPIARLVSYAAAGVEPRIMGIGPVKAIPKALKQAGLKQEDLSLIELNEAFASQSLAVIRELNLNPDIINVNGGAIALGHPLGCTGTKLSVQLFDEMRKQNMPGKYGAVTMCVGTGQGACGIFEFLK; encoded by the coding sequence ATGAAACAAGCATACATCGTAAAAGCATACAGAACCGCAGTTGGTAAAGCACCAAAAGGCGTGTTCCGTTTTAAAAGAACAGACGAACTAGCTGCTGAAACCATTCAGCACATGATGACTCAACTTCCTAATTTAGACAAAAAACGTATTGACGACGTTATTGTTGGAAACGCCATGCCAGAAGGTGCACAGGGCTTAAATATGGCACGATTTATTTCATTAATTGGATTAGATAGTGTGGATGTTCCTGGAGTAACCGTGAATCGTTTTTGTGCATCGGGTATCGAAACCATAGGCATTGCCACAGCAAAAATACAAGCTGGGATGGCCGACTGTATTATAGCAGGCGGTGCCGAAAGCATGAGTGCCGTACCTATGACCGGCTTTAAACCAGAATTAAACTACGATACCGTAAAAGCGGGACACGAAGACTATTATTGGGGCATGGGAAATACGGCTGAAGCCGTTGCTAAGCAATTTAAAGTCTCCCGTGAAGACCAAGATGAGTTTGCTTACCATTCGCACATGAAAGCGTTGAGAGCGCAAGCTGAAAATCGTTTTCAAGAGCAAATTGTACCGATTACAGTAGATGAAACCTATATTGATTCCAACGGAAAAAAAGCAACAAGGTCTTACACCGTTACTAAAGACGAAGGCCCTCGTGCCGGAACCAGTCTGGAAGCTTTGGCAAAACTACGACCAGTATTTGCTGCAGGCGGTAGTGTAACCGCAGGAAACTCGTCGCAAATGAGTGATGGTGCTGCCTTTGTTATGATTATGAGTGAAGACATGGTTAAAGAATTAAATCTTGAACCCATTGCACGTTTGGTCAGTTATGCTGCAGCAGGCGTAGAACCAAGAATCATGGGTATTGGCCCAGTAAAAGCCATCCCAAAAGCATTAAAACAAGCGGGTTTAAAACAAGAGGACTTATCCCTTATAGAATTAAATGAAGCCTTCGCATCTCAGTCTTTAGCAGTTATTCGCGAGTTAAACCTAAACCCAGATATTATTAACGTAAATGGTGGTGCTATTGCATTAGGACATCCACTAGGCTGTACCGGAACTAAATTATCGGTGCAACTCTTTGATGAAATGCGCAAACAAAACATGCCAGGCAAATATGGTGCTGTAACCATGTGTGTGGGTACGGGTCAAGGCGCCTGTGGGATATTTGAATTTTTGAAATAA
- a CDS encoding acyl-CoA dehydrogenase family protein, which produces MESKEKDLLRGGQFLVKETNCEDIFTPEDFTEEQNMMKASVIEFNDREIIPHKARFEAKDYALTEEVMRKAGDMGFLSVAVPEAYGGLGMGFVSTVLTCDYISSGTGSFSTAFGAHTGIGTLPITLYGTEEQKKKYVPKLASGEWFGAYCLTEPGAGSDANSGKTTAELSADGKTYKINGQKMWISNAGFCSVMIVFARIEDDKNITGFIVEYDKNNPNGITMGEEEHKLGIRASSTRQVFFNDTVIPAENMLAGRGEGFKIAMNALNVGRIKLAAACLDSQRRILTTGVQYANERKQFNTPIANFGAIKTKLAEMATNAYVGESATYRAAKNIEDRIALREAAGNSHQEAELKGVEEYAIECSILKVAVSEDIQNAADEGIQIFGGMGFSEDTPMEAAWRDARITRIYEGTNEINRMLCVGMLVKKAMKGHVDLLGPAQKVQEELMGIPSFETPDYSELFSEEKEMIKKLKKTFLMVAGGAVQKFGPQLEEHQQLLIAAADILIEIYMAESAILRTEKNVKRFGEASQSVQIAMSKLYLYQAVDIIEEKGKESIISFAEGDEQRMMLMGLKRFTKYQNYPDIVDLRIEIAEKVKAENKYCF; this is translated from the coding sequence ATGGAATCAAAAGAAAAAGATTTATTAAGAGGCGGACAATTTCTTGTAAAAGAAACCAACTGCGAAGACATTTTTACTCCGGAAGATTTTACCGAAGAGCAAAACATGATGAAAGCATCGGTTATAGAATTTAACGACCGAGAAATCATACCCCATAAAGCACGATTTGAAGCAAAAGACTATGCATTAACAGAAGAGGTGATGCGTAAAGCTGGTGACATGGGTTTTTTAAGTGTAGCTGTACCTGAAGCCTATGGCGGTCTAGGCATGGGCTTTGTATCTACCGTATTAACCTGCGATTATATCTCGTCTGGAACAGGTTCATTTAGTACGGCCTTTGGTGCGCATACTGGTATTGGAACCTTACCTATCACACTCTATGGTACAGAGGAACAAAAGAAAAAATACGTTCCAAAATTGGCCTCTGGCGAGTGGTTTGGTGCCTATTGCTTAACCGAACCAGGTGCGGGATCTGATGCGAATTCTGGGAAAACTACGGCCGAGTTATCTGCAGATGGCAAGACGTATAAGATTAACGGACAAAAAATGTGGATTTCAAACGCCGGTTTTTGTAGCGTCATGATTGTTTTTGCGCGAATTGAAGACGATAAAAACATCACAGGATTTATTGTAGAATACGACAAAAACAACCCGAATGGTATCACTATGGGTGAAGAAGAGCACAAATTAGGTATTCGCGCCTCATCAACACGTCAAGTATTCTTTAATGATACTGTTATTCCCGCAGAAAACATGCTGGCAGGACGTGGTGAAGGTTTTAAAATAGCCATGAATGCATTAAACGTGGGTCGTATTAAATTGGCTGCGGCCTGTTTAGATTCTCAACGTCGTATCTTAACAACTGGAGTACAATACGCCAACGAACGCAAGCAATTCAACACCCCTATCGCAAATTTTGGTGCTATAAAAACCAAATTAGCCGAAATGGCAACGAATGCTTACGTAGGCGAATCTGCAACCTATAGAGCGGCAAAAAACATTGAAGACCGCATTGCATTGCGCGAAGCTGCCGGAAATTCTCACCAAGAAGCCGAATTAAAAGGCGTCGAAGAATACGCCATTGAGTGCTCCATACTTAAAGTGGCCGTTTCTGAAGACATACAAAATGCCGCAGATGAAGGTATTCAAATTTTTGGAGGCATGGGCTTTTCTGAAGACACACCTATGGAAGCCGCTTGGAGAGACGCTAGGATTACACGAATTTATGAAGGCACAAACGAAATTAACCGCATGTTATGTGTGGGTATGCTAGTGAAAAAAGCGATGAAAGGCCATGTAGATTTATTAGGTCCTGCTCAAAAAGTGCAAGAAGAATTAATGGGCATACCATCGTTTGAAACCCCAGATTATTCTGAGTTATTTTCAGAGGAAAAAGAAATGATTAAGAAGTTGAAAAAAACCTTCTTGATGGTTGCTGGTGGTGCCGTTCAAAAGTTTGGACCTCAACTTGAAGAACACCAACAATTATTAATCGCAGCTGCAGATATTTTAATTGAAATCTATATGGCAGAATCGGCGATTTTAAGAACCGAAAAGAATGTTAAGCGTTTTGGCGAAGCTTCGCAGTCGGTTCAAATTGCCATGTCTAAATTATATCTATACCAAGCGGTAGATATTATTGAAGAAAAAGGAAAAGAAAGCATTATTTCTTTTGCTGAAGGTGATGAACAACGCATGATGCTTATGGGTCTTAAACGTTTTACAAAATACCAAAACTACCCAGATATTGTAGATTTACGTATTGAGATAGCCGAAAAAGTAAAGGCTGAAAATAAGTATTGCTTTTAA
- a CDS encoding 3-hydroxyacyl-CoA dehydrogenase/enoyl-CoA hydratase family protein — MSKRRIKKIAIIGSGIMGSGIACHFANIGVDVLLLDIVPRELTDKEKAKGLTLEDKVVRNRLVNDALAAAIKSKPAPLYHPSFANRITTGNLEDDIAKVKDVDWIMEVVVERLDIKQQVFEKLEKHRTLGTLITSNTSGIPIKFMSEGRSDDFQKHFCGTHFFNPARYLKLFEIIPGPKTDQAVLDFLNEYGEKFLGKTSVVAKDTPAFIGNRIGIFSIQSLFHAVKDLDLTIEEVDKLSGPVIGRPKSATFRTVDVVGLDTLVHVANGIRENCPNDERLELFELPDFINTMMENKWLGSKTGQGFYKKIKKDDGTSEILSLDLNTLEYRSAKRAKFATLELTKTVDRVVDRFKILVNGKDKAGEFYRKSFAALFAYVSNRIPEISDDLYKIDDAMKAGFGWEHGPFQIWDAIGVEKGIEMMRAEGLEPNAWVNEMLATGSTSFYTVKEGATYAYDIPSKKQEKIPGQDSFIILDNIRKTAEVFKNSGVVIEDLGDGILNCEFQSKMNTIGGDVLAGLNKAIDLAEKDFAGLVVGNQAANFSVGANIGMIFMMAVEQEYDELNMAIKYFQDTMMRMRYSAIPTVAAPHGMTLGGGCELSMHADKVVAAAETYIGLVEFGVGVIPGGGGSKEMALRASDTFKKGDVKLNVLQEYFLTIGMAKVATSAYEAFDLGILQKGKDIVVVNKDRQIAVAKQHAKLMADMGYTQPVKRKDVKVLGKQALGMFLVGTDAMQDSNYISEHDMKIANKLAYVMAGGDLSEPSLVTEQYLLDLEREAFLSLCTERKTLERIQHMLTKGKPLRN; from the coding sequence ATGAGCAAACGAAGAATAAAAAAAATAGCAATTATTGGATCTGGAATTATGGGAAGCGGCATCGCTTGCCATTTTGCCAATATTGGGGTTGATGTCCTGTTATTAGACATTGTACCTAGAGAACTTACCGATAAAGAAAAAGCTAAAGGCTTAACCTTGGAAGACAAAGTAGTTAGAAACAGACTCGTTAACGATGCTTTAGCGGCCGCTATAAAATCGAAGCCTGCACCACTCTATCATCCTTCTTTCGCCAACCGAATCACTACAGGAAATCTTGAAGACGATATCGCCAAAGTAAAAGATGTCGATTGGATTATGGAAGTTGTAGTCGAAAGACTAGACATTAAACAGCAAGTTTTTGAAAAGTTAGAAAAACACAGAACACTTGGGACTCTAATTACTTCGAACACTTCTGGGATTCCTATTAAGTTTATGAGCGAAGGACGAAGTGACGATTTCCAGAAGCATTTCTGTGGCACGCACTTTTTCAATCCTGCGCGTTACTTAAAATTATTTGAAATTATTCCTGGCCCAAAAACAGATCAAGCTGTTTTAGATTTCTTAAATGAATATGGCGAAAAATTCTTAGGAAAAACATCGGTAGTAGCTAAAGACACTCCTGCTTTTATTGGAAACCGAATCGGAATTTTTAGTATTCAAAGTTTATTTCACGCCGTTAAAGATTTAGATTTAACCATTGAAGAGGTCGATAAATTATCTGGCCCCGTAATTGGTCGTCCTAAATCGGCAACCTTCAGAACGGTCGATGTGGTTGGCTTAGACACCCTAGTTCACGTGGCCAACGGGATTAGAGAAAACTGTCCGAACGACGAGCGTTTAGAGTTGTTTGAATTACCAGATTTCATCAACACCATGATGGAAAACAAATGGCTAGGAAGTAAAACCGGACAAGGGTTTTACAAGAAAATTAAAAAAGACGATGGTACTTCAGAGATTTTATCACTAGACTTAAACACTTTAGAATACCGTTCTGCCAAACGCGCTAAATTCGCCACTTTAGAGTTAACAAAAACTGTAGACAGAGTGGTTGACCGTTTTAAAATTCTAGTAAATGGAAAAGATAAAGCAGGTGAATTTTACCGTAAAAGTTTCGCGGCATTATTTGCTTACGTCTCCAATCGTATTCCTGAAATTTCAGACGATTTATACAAGATTGACGATGCCATGAAAGCTGGTTTTGGCTGGGAACACGGTCCTTTTCAAATTTGGGATGCCATTGGTGTGGAAAAAGGCATCGAAATGATGCGCGCCGAAGGCTTAGAACCTAACGCTTGGGTAAACGAGATGTTAGCCACCGGGAGTACATCCTTCTATACCGTTAAAGAGGGTGCAACGTATGCGTATGATATTCCTTCGAAAAAACAAGAAAAAATACCAGGTCAAGACAGTTTCATCATCTTAGATAATATCAGAAAAACAGCTGAAGTATTTAAAAACTCAGGAGTTGTAATTGAAGATTTAGGCGATGGCATATTAAACTGTGAGTTCCAATCGAAAATGAACACTATTGGTGGCGACGTATTAGCCGGACTAAATAAAGCGATTGATTTGGCTGAGAAAGATTTCGCAGGTTTGGTAGTTGGTAATCAAGCCGCAAACTTCTCGGTTGGTGCCAATATCGGTATGATTTTCATGATGGCTGTCGAACAAGAATATGATGAGTTAAACATGGCCATCAAATACTTCCAAGACACGATGATGCGCATGCGCTATTCCGCCATTCCAACCGTTGCCGCACCACACGGTATGACCCTTGGTGGTGGCTGTGAATTATCCATGCACGCCGATAAAGTAGTGGCAGCAGCAGAAACCTATATCGGATTGGTTGAATTTGGTGTTGGTGTGATTCCTGGTGGTGGAGGTTCTAAAGAAATGGCTTTAAGAGCGTCTGATACCTTCAAAAAAGGCGATGTCAAGTTAAATGTGCTTCAAGAGTACTTCCTAACCATAGGTATGGCAAAAGTAGCCACTTCGGCTTACGAAGCATTCGATTTAGGCATCCTTCAAAAAGGAAAAGATATCGTTGTTGTTAATAAAGACCGCCAAATTGCCGTTGCCAAACAACACGCTAAATTAATGGCCGATATGGGTTACACGCAACCGGTAAAACGCAAAGATGTTAAGGTGCTTGGCAAACAAGCCTTAGGAATGTTCTTAGTAGGAACCGATGCCATGCAAGACAGTAATTATATTTCGGAACATGATATGAAAATAGCAAACAAACTAGCCTACGTTATGGCAGGTGGCGATTTATCTGAACCCAGCTTAGTCACAGAGCAGTATTTATTGGATTTGGAACGTGAGGCGTTTTTAAGTTTGTGTACAGAGCGTAAGACTTTGGAGAGGATTCAGCATATGTTGACTAAAGGGAAACCGTTGAGGAATTAG
- the pflB gene encoding formate C-acetyltransferase: protein MEVKQFRNGIWTETVNVRDFVINNITPYHGTHEFLVGPSNKTQKLWDICKSATQEERQNNGVRCVDTKTISTVSAFSAGYIDKANEVIVGLQTDELLKRTMKPFGGFKVVQKALSEQGVAPDETITELFSKYVKTHNDGVFDAYNTEILKFRSLGFLTGLPDNYARGRIIGDYRRVALYGINFLIEAKKGDLENITGPMTDAVIRLREEVSEQIKALKEMLDLGSKYNLDLSRPAKNAQEAVQWTYMAYLAAVKEQDGAAMSLGNVSTFLDIYIENDLQDGVITEEEAQEYIDQFVMKLRMVRHLRMNAYDEIFAGDPTWVTEAIGGMFEDGRTKVTKTSFRFLNTLYNLGPSPEPNMTILWSEDLPQNFKDYCAKVSIDTSSIQFENDSLMRKSRGSDDYGIACCVSYQELGKSIQFFGARTNLAKTLLLAVNGGRCEETGVQMVDGIEPCDCEYLDFDKVMANFKIAMKEVARVYNDSMNIIHYMHDKYYYEKAQMALIDTNPKIDIAYGIAGLSIVADSLSAIKYAKVKPIRDEDGLTVDFKIEGEFPCYGNDDDRVDVLAAQAVADFNHELKQLPVYKNAQPTMSVLTITSNVAYGKKTGATPDGRAKGVPFAPGANPMHGRDANGAIASLNSVAKINYEDSQDGISNTFSVVPKSLGACKAEQIENLATIIDGYFSRNAQHVNVNVLDKETLLDAMERPEEYPQLTIRVSGYAVNFVRLTKEQQLEVITRSFHESM from the coding sequence ATGGAAGTAAAACAATTTAGAAACGGGATTTGGACTGAAACAGTCAATGTAAGAGATTTTGTTATAAATAACATAACGCCTTATCACGGAACGCATGAGTTTTTAGTTGGACCCAGCAATAAAACTCAAAAACTTTGGGATATCTGTAAGTCGGCCACTCAGGAAGAAAGACAAAATAATGGTGTACGCTGCGTAGATACTAAAACTATTTCTACTGTTAGTGCCTTTAGTGCTGGATATATCGATAAAGCGAACGAAGTTATAGTTGGTTTACAAACCGACGAATTATTAAAGCGAACCATGAAGCCTTTTGGTGGTTTTAAAGTGGTTCAAAAAGCTTTGTCTGAACAAGGTGTTGCACCCGATGAAACCATTACAGAGCTGTTTTCAAAATACGTAAAAACACACAATGATGGTGTTTTTGACGCTTATAATACTGAAATTTTAAAATTTCGCTCTTTAGGATTTTTAACCGGTTTACCCGACAATTATGCCAGAGGTAGAATTATAGGGGATTACCGTCGTGTCGCACTTTATGGTATCAATTTTTTAATTGAAGCAAAAAAAGGAGATCTAGAAAATATTACGGGTCCTATGACTGATGCTGTAATTCGTTTACGCGAAGAGGTTTCAGAACAAATAAAGGCCTTAAAAGAAATGCTAGACTTAGGTTCTAAATATAATTTAGATTTAAGTCGTCCGGCAAAAAATGCGCAAGAAGCTGTACAATGGACTTATATGGCATATTTGGCCGCCGTAAAAGAACAAGATGGTGCTGCTATGTCTTTAGGTAATGTCTCTACATTTTTAGATATTTATATAGAAAACGATTTACAAGACGGTGTAATTACCGAGGAAGAAGCTCAAGAATACATCGATCAATTTGTAATGAAATTGCGCATGGTACGCCATTTAAGAATGAATGCTTACGACGAGATCTTTGCAGGCGATCCTACTTGGGTAACCGAAGCCATTGGTGGTATGTTTGAAGACGGTAGAACAAAAGTGACTAAAACATCATTCCGTTTCTTAAACACACTTTATAATTTAGGACCATCGCCAGAGCCAAACATGACCATTCTTTGGTCTGAAGATTTACCACAAAACTTTAAAGATTATTGTGCTAAAGTTTCTATTGATACCTCTTCAATTCAGTTTGAGAATGATAGCTTAATGAGAAAGAGCAGAGGTTCAGACGATTATGGTATTGCTTGTTGTGTGTCGTACCAAGAGTTAGGAAAATCTATTCAGTTTTTTGGTGCACGTACCAACCTCGCTAAAACCTTATTGTTAGCCGTTAATGGCGGGCGCTGCGAAGAAACTGGAGTGCAAATGGTAGATGGCATTGAGCCTTGTGACTGTGAGTATTTAGATTTCGACAAAGTAATGGCTAACTTTAAAATAGCCATGAAGGAAGTGGCACGTGTGTATAACGATTCGATGAATATTATTCACTACATGCACGATAAATACTACTACGAAAAAGCACAGATGGCTTTAATAGATACCAATCCAAAAATTGATATTGCCTATGGTATTGCAGGTTTATCTATTGTAGCCGATTCGCTATCAGCTATTAAATACGCTAAAGTAAAACCCATTAGAGATGAAGATGGTTTAACAGTAGATTTTAAAATTGAAGGTGAATTTCCTTGTTATGGTAATGATGATGATAGAGTAGATGTCTTGGCTGCGCAAGCTGTTGCCGATTTTAACCACGAATTAAAACAACTACCAGTATACAAAAATGCCCAACCCACCATGTCTGTGTTAACCATTACCTCTAACGTGGCCTATGGTAAAAAAACGGGCGCAACACCAGATGGCAGAGCAAAAGGGGTGCCCTTTGCACCAGGAGCCAACCCTATGCACGGTCGTGATGCCAATGGGGCTATAGCATCGTTAAACTCGGTAGCTAAAATTAATTATGAAGATTCTCAAGACGGTATTTCAAACACCTTTTCGGTAGTACCAAAATCATTGGGAGCTTGTAAAGCCGAGCAAATTGAAAATTTAGCCACTATAATTGATGGGTATTTTTCAAGAAACGCCCAGCACGTTAATGTGAATGTGTTAGACAAGGAAACTTTATTGGATGCCATGGAGCGCCCAGAAGAATATCCGCAATTAACCATTCGAGTGTCTGGTTACGCCGTAAACTTTGTAAGATTAACAAAAGAGCAGCAATTGGAGGTTATTACACGATCGTTTCACGAATCGATGTAA